The DNA region CTCAGTCGCCCATTAACGATGTCATTCGGTTGTTAATAAGAGGAGAATTGACAAAGGCCGAAGAAGATCTGGGATTCAGAACAGAATTCCCCGGGAGGGAGCTTCAGTTTCTAGGGGCCAGACTTGAAGACGGGGTTCTTTATCTGAAATTCTCTGACCCATCGGGGTTTACTTCGGGTGGGTCATGCAGAGTCAATCTCTTGCGAGCCCAGATAGAAAAAACCGCTCTTCAGTTTGAAATGGTTGAAAGCGTCGTGTTTGAACCAGAAGATATTTTCCAGCCGTAATCTTTGACTTGGTACCTTGAAAAGGCGGTTTACTTCATGGTAATGTTCAAGGCAATTGACTTTAACAAATATTCGTGATATAATGTAAACTAAGACGTCCGAAATGGATGTCTTCTTTTTTAGTCAAGCTTGCGCTTCTTGTGTGTTCAGAGAAAGATCAGGAGGATCGAGGCTGCACTTAGAATGCCCGCAATCCCAAGTCCGTACATTTCCCATTTAGCGAGTCCTGTCAAATAGTGAAATTCTCTAATTTCTCTAATCCATTTTGGAATAGAAGCTATTTGAGAAGCAGTGAACTTCTCTTTCAAACCGAAAGTAATCCAGACTCTTCCTGGATCTGTTGCCTCGATCTCAATGGAATACAAACCATCTTTTGTAAGGGTCGAGTCATGTCTAACATAGAGATATGAGTGAGTGTCTCCAAAAAATTCGTACATTATCTCAGGTTCGATGCTCTCCAGCACGAAGCTTTCGTATGCATTTCTGTCGGGATCGTATACAGTAAGCTCAGGTCGAAAATCCTTCGTACTTTCCATACCCTCATTTTCCTTTGGAACTCCGAAAAGCATATGAAATTGCATCCCGATTGAGCCTTCAAACGTGATCACAATTCTTTCTCCTTCTGAGAGAATGTAGTAAAAGATCTGAGATAGATCTATGTCTCTTACAAGGTATGCACCATTCACAAAGTCGTCCGGCCCTAGAAATGTTGGGATGTGAGCGAACGTCGAAACCGCAAAGATTATTATCATAGAGAAGAAGATAACCGTCTTTTGCATCAAAAGGCCTCCTAATTGGAATCAATATAAATTAGTTTATCAGTTAGATGGGTTTTTTTGATCTTTTGAAGATAGTAGAAATTGCACCGAAGTGAATCAACAAAAGAATTCCCGTAAACAGAGAAAAGACGCTTATCCTTCTGAATGGAACTATATGAGAGTTCTTCCAAGAATCAAATCATTTTGGAATGTTCGCATCGATTTCTTCTGATCATGTTTATGTTGATGACTCACAAAGACTTAAGTAACAGGTGTCATTGTGTACGGCCATTCAGTTATTGGATCCGCTAGAGCACTCTCTCAAAGGAGAGTATCTCGAGAGAGTAATCTCTCTCGTACGATCTCATTGCTCTGGAATCCATTTCGATCTCTCCGACCTGATTGTCAAATGGATCGGATCTGTAGAATTTCTTCGCTGGTATCAACGGCGACATGAAAGCAGAATTTGAAACCATTCTGAATGCGTCCAGGTTGCCAAAATAGAACTCCTTGTAGGCCGGAATGTCATTCCTGGAGCCCCCAAATGAGCAGTCCACAGGTATCCAGCCAAAGGGCTCTAGCCAGATTAGGGCCCAATCGTGAGGGCTTGCTCCCTTGGGAGTTGCAAACCATCCAGACTGCCATCTTGCCGGAATGCCCCTGATTCTGCAAAGCGTTATGAATAAGAGGGCTTTCACTCCACAGTCCCCTCTAAGGTTAATGGCGGCGAATTCAGAGAGGTTTGGATAAAGGGCATATTCACTCATGAAAGTATACTTGACGTTTTCGCATATCCAGTTGTAGAAACTCTTTGCTATGAAGTAGGCATTAGTCTCACCCTCGGCAATCTCCTTTGCCAGAGATTTCATTAGGGGCGAGAAGACAATATGTGGAGCCCTTTCGCCTAAATAGTTTTGAAATCTCTTGCCATCGGGTTCGGTACATTCATAGGGGTTAAGTGAAGATGAGATTTCAGAAATCTCGTATTCGAAATCGACACTGAACAATGTATCATGCTTTGAATCTGCTTCCATATACACGGTTCTTTGGGGATAGGTATCTGGTGACAAGAAACAGCTGTGACTTGTCTTAATAATTTTGGCAGAAGACACTTGATCACCAATTCTGGGCACAGGGAGCCAGCAGCGAAAGAGACTACCCTCAGAGCTTCGGACTGCGATTGACGACCTTGCATTGATTTTATACTTAGCGGGTCGTCTGTCGCTTATTAGCCTGTCTATCTCTCTGTGAAGAGAGGCTCTGGTTTCTTCCCTGTCAGTATCTTTCTTCTTCAGTCTGTTTTCAAATTCGGGCATTACAAAGAGAAGGTTTTTGTCGAATCTTCTTTCGAAACGTTCTTCGCCATCGAAGACAATTGAGTCAAGCTTCTTCGCATCACTCAGGGAGTCAAACTCCTCTCTTGAGAAGTCTACGAAAATGTCTGAGAGAATATCAAAAGCCTTTTCTGATTTGTACGGGTAATTGTCTTTCAGCCTGAGGATTCTCTCTTTCTCCCACAAGAGTCTCTTTTCCACTAATGAGGGAAGATAATCTTCGAGTTGATGCTCAATCTCCTCTAAAGCGCCCTTGTAGTCTCCAATCGATTCGAAACAGCTAATCCTTTCCGGAAGTTGTGCTGCCAGAAATTCCATCTCTACCCCTCCTATGCAAAATTCCAATTTGACTTAAGTTGATTATAACAGCAGGAGAGAATCGGAAAAAAGGCGGCCTCTTCTTCGAGGCCGCTATTCTTTTGAGATATAAGGGGTGGAATTTTCTCCACTGAATAGTACAAAGCAAATCTATGCCAAAATGACCCGATGTATCTTCCTTCCTTTAGAGCATTTCTGTACAATCCTTGTTGTAAGCTTCACTGAATTTCCAATGTCGAATTTGATTCATTATCCTTTCCCGTACCCGGAAACAGGACCGCAAAAAAAAGCATAACAGTCTAACGAACAATTATGAGTAGGAAATGAAGGAGAATCATAAACTAAGAAACATGAACTCTTTGCCATATAATCTGAGTTATGGTGATCGTTTCTTGTTGTCAATCGTGCGAAGTGTTGATCAATAATTTCTTAGTATTCAGGAGGTGTAATGATGGCTGAAATTCTTTTAAACAAGACTGTTCCGGATTTTTCGTTGCTCGACCAAAATGGGAAAGAAGTGTCTTTATCAAAGTTTTCAGGTAAACGGATTGTGCTGTATTTCTATCCCAAGGATAATACATCAGGGTGTACTCTAGAAGCAGAAAGTTTTAGGGATCTAAAGAACGAATTTGCGGACAAGAACACAGTTATAATTGGAGTTAGCAAAGATACTCAGAAATCGCATGCAGGCTTCTCACTCAAGCTTGATCTTGACTTTTCTATTCTGAGCGATAAAGACGGAGAGATTCATCAGATGTTCGATGTGATTAAGCCGAAGAAGATGTATGGCCGCGAGTACTTGGGAACTGAGAGATCCACATTTATAATTGATGAGAACGGAGTTTTAGTCAAAGAGTACAGAGGTGTCAAAGTGAAAGGCCATGCAGAAGAAGTCCTAGAATTCATAAGCAATCTGAAGTGATTTAGAGGGCAAACTTATAGCACACTTTTGTCCACGCTTTCTCAAATCCCTCTTCAATATAGAGGGAAAGGGCTTTTTCATTCTCTGCGTTTACTGAAAGGACACTTTCGAGGCCCAAGTCAAGAGAAAGAAGTAATGCCTTTCTTAACAAGAGTCTTCCATAACCCTGCCCCTGATAATTAGGTAATACAGCCAAAGGGCCTATCTCCAGAAGTCCATCTTCATTTACCTCCGAGAAGAATAGACCAATTGGCTCGTCAACTTTTATCAGGAGCTGTATGCCAGAGCTCGGGACATTACTTCTCAAGAGAAATCTTCTCAACCATTCTTGATCGATATCTAGATGACCGGCAATTTCAGCGAAAGCCAAGTTGATAATATTGCAGTAGATTTCTCCGTGAGTCTCAGGATCGAAATCTACGAAATGGATTTCATTGGGAATTTCTAAAGAAACACTGTGTAGCCTTCTCTTTAAGATAAAAGAGTATCTTTCCAAAGAGAAACCGATTTCCTCTAGGATACTTTGAATGGGTTGCTCAGGCGAGACAAATAGATATACCTCATCGATTTCGGATATCATGCCTTTTATGGCATTTAGCAGAGATCTGTAGGCTTCCGCTTGTGAAGTCACCGAATGAAAGATCATGAATCTTCCCTTTCTAGCCTTTCTGTAGTGATCTTCAAGAATTAGTGAAGCTGCTCCAATCATTTTCCCTTCTTCATTTAAGAGTGCTACAGAAGGATGTCTTTCATCTGCAACGAAGTCGTCGGAAGGAAGGTATGAGTCGTCGTGTTCTGGTCCCACACGACGACTGTATTCTATGAAACTTTTCAGGATTGAGTCTTCTACCTTCTTTATCATGCGACACCACCTTCATTCAAGTGTACAACGCATATTCTATCTCAGATCCGGCGTTAATGGAATCAGGAACTGTCGTGATAAAATTATCGGGGTTATTCTTTTGAATGAATTACGGGGGTAGACATGGAGTTCAGAAGATTCAACGATTATCGGGAAATGATTGAAATGGTTGTTCTTGCTTTTTCTTTCGAGAAGAAGAATCAGGGGACATTGGAGGAGTATCTGAAGAGTCTGGAGAGTCAGGGGAAGAGATTCTACGGAATCTACGACGGAGAGACAATAGTAGCAGGATGCATCGTCTTTCCTTACAAAATGAGACTTAGACAGAGTTTCGTTCCAATGGCCGGTATCGCAATGGTGTGTTCAAGACAGGATTACCGGGGAAAGGGAGGAATTAGGCAGCTCTTCACGGAATTATTGCTAGAGCTCAGAAAGGATTTCAAAGTATCGGTCCTTTATCCGTTTTCGAGAGACTTTTATCGAAAGTATGGTTGGGAGGTATTCGATCGCTGGCAGTACGTCAAGTTTTCTCCTGGATCATTGACTGAACACGAATCGACAGGAATAGATGCTTCTGACATGGCATTTCCGGATTTCGATTCCATCAGTTTCTACAAGGAATATGCTCGGACCCACTTCAACTGCACGCTCCGATCAGAAGTCGACTGGAAGGAGAGACTGTCGCCGGTTTGGCCAGATCAGGTTGACAAGCGTATCGTCAAGTTCTCGAAAGATGAGAAGGTTGTAGGCATTCTTGACTATACACTTGGTTTCAATCAGAAGGAAGACACGTCCTTCCACTCGATATTCACATTTGCTTCGCAAAATGAAGAAGCAAGGAATGCAATGTTCACATATCTGAGAAGGCTTTCTCACCAGGTGAAAGAGGTTAGGATGTGGCTCCCTCAGCATTTCGAGATTTGGCCTTATATAAATGAGAGTCCTCAGGAGCATCACCTAAGAGAGACCTCAATGATAAGAATTGTGGACCTAAAGAGACTTAACGGGCTTGAAATACTAAGTGAAGACGTAAGAATTGACATGAAAATCGAGGATAGCCAGTGCTCGTGGAATGACGGCAATTACCGGCTCGAAATAAAGGACAACGCTCTCTCGATTTGCGAGGGCGGAACCCCACAGATCGAGATAGGCATTGGCAGTCTGTCAACTGTGATTTCTGGGAGAGAATCACTGTCTAGAATGGTTGAGCTGGGGCGGGCAAAGGCCCTTGCAGGATACGTCGGAGAAAACATAAGGAAATCGGAAGTGTTCTTCAACGAGACGTTTTGACAACCATTATCGGAGAAGTGAGTGTCTCAACCCAATTAGATCGCTGTCTCTTTTGCCCGTCGACCTGCTTTAAAACTTTAGAGGAGCTGTGTTTTAGATTGCATGATGTAATGAAGATACCTGCAAAATCCCGCTGAAATAGTACATTCTCCTTAGAACAGTGGAGAACAGCTTTACCAACTCTCATAATTGGGCAAGAATTACCTTCTAGAAAAGATAGGATTGTTCGATTTCTAGACTAGGACGCGATTTCAGAGACAAGTCCATCATTCGCTAAATTGAGGGCGGTGGAATTTGCAGCTCAATTGCGATGTAGTTCAGATTATTGTGTAGGCATGTGATGAAATCATTGAGTGGATCCTGTCGATGCTGTTCGCATATCGGTCATTATTAAAGGCCAGGCAAAAGAAGAAGTGTATAATTATCATGTTAGGAGTAACGGTAATTCGAGGTGGTGATTTTGATGGGTTTTGCTGTTAGGAGAAGCAAGAGGCCCAGAATAGGACATATTAGGAATAACTTCATAAGAGCATCGGTTCTCTTTGCTATAGTAACACCTGCGTCAATTTACGGAATTGCGGCTTTTTTTGGTGCGGGAGACAGACTTAGCGGTTTTGGATGGCTTTTAGTAGTATTGATAGCCTTCTGGGTTTTGGTGGGAGCAATCTGGTTACTCTCCCTGAAGGCCTATATGGAGGTTCGCAAACAAAT from Mesotoga sp. BH458_6_3_2_1 includes:
- a CDS encoding transglutaminase-like domain-containing protein, whose amino-acid sequence is MEFLAAQLPERISCFESIGDYKGALEEIEHQLEDYLPSLVEKRLLWEKERILRLKDNYPYKSEKAFDILSDIFVDFSREEFDSLSDAKKLDSIVFDGEERFERRFDKNLLFVMPEFENRLKKKDTDREETRASLHREIDRLISDRRPAKYKINARSSIAVRSSEGSLFRCWLPVPRIGDQVSSAKIIKTSHSCFLSPDTYPQRTVYMEADSKHDTLFSVDFEYEISEISSSLNPYECTEPDGKRFQNYLGERAPHIVFSPLMKSLAKEIAEGETNAYFIAKSFYNWICENVKYTFMSEYALYPNLSEFAAINLRGDCGVKALLFITLCRIRGIPARWQSGWFATPKGASPHDWALIWLEPFGWIPVDCSFGGSRNDIPAYKEFYFGNLDAFRMVSNSAFMSPLIPAKKFYRSDPFDNQVGEIEMDSRAMRSYERDYSLEILSFERVL
- a CDS encoding peroxiredoxin, with protein sequence MAEILLNKTVPDFSLLDQNGKEVSLSKFSGKRIVLYFYPKDNTSGCTLEAESFRDLKNEFADKNTVIIGVSKDTQKSHAGFSLKLDLDFSILSDKDGEIHQMFDVIKPKKMYGREYLGTERSTFIIDENGVLVKEYRGVKVKGHAEEVLEFISNLK
- a CDS encoding GNAT family N-acetyltransferase, encoding MIKKVEDSILKSFIEYSRRVGPEHDDSYLPSDDFVADERHPSVALLNEEGKMIGAASLILEDHYRKARKGRFMIFHSVTSQAEAYRSLLNAIKGMISEIDEVYLFVSPEQPIQSILEEIGFSLERYSFILKRRLHSVSLEIPNEIHFVDFDPETHGEIYCNIINLAFAEIAGHLDIDQEWLRRFLLRSNVPSSGIQLLIKVDEPIGLFFSEVNEDGLLEIGPLAVLPNYQGQGYGRLLLRKALLLSLDLGLESVLSVNAENEKALSLYIEEGFEKAWTKVCYKFAL
- the eis gene encoding enhanced intracellular survival protein Eis; this translates as MEFRRFNDYREMIEMVVLAFSFEKKNQGTLEEYLKSLESQGKRFYGIYDGETIVAGCIVFPYKMRLRQSFVPMAGIAMVCSRQDYRGKGGIRQLFTELLLELRKDFKVSVLYPFSRDFYRKYGWEVFDRWQYVKFSPGSLTEHESTGIDASDMAFPDFDSISFYKEYARTHFNCTLRSEVDWKERLSPVWPDQVDKRIVKFSKDEKVVGILDYTLGFNQKEDTSFHSIFTFASQNEEARNAMFTYLRRLSHQVKEVRMWLPQHFEIWPYINESPQEHHLRETSMIRIVDLKRLNGLEILSEDVRIDMKIEDSQCSWNDGNYRLEIKDNALSICEGGTPQIEIGIGSLSTVISGRESLSRMVELGRAKALAGYVGENIRKSEVFFNETF